From a region of the Toxotes jaculatrix isolate fToxJac2 chromosome 7, fToxJac2.pri, whole genome shotgun sequence genome:
- the pomt1 gene encoding protein O-mannosyl-transferase 1 isoform X2, which yields MLQLPLVVTAQVDLLLLLVSLLSFWTRLSHLSYPNAVVFDEVYYGQFVSLYMKRVFFIDDSGPPLGHMILALGAYLGGFDGNFVWNRIGAEYPSSVSVWSLRLLPAVCGALCVPLVYLLTLELQFSHLSALGAALLLLLENSLIVQSRFMLLESVLIFFVLLATLSYLRFHNAPNSSWFRYTWLLLSGASCAAAVGVKYMGVFSYLLLLGVASLHTWNLIGDRTVSHVSPSSHRAPSKASVTKPVSTRCVCVCVCVCVQLSVCVQCVCRFVCVLVVPVLLYVFWFYVHLSILNRSGPHDQLMSSAFQASLQGGLSRITQGQPLEVAYGSQVTLRSPASQPIPCWLHSHKAFYPIRYENGRGSSHQQQVTCYPFKDVNNWWIIKDPGRQDLVVGSPPRPVRHGDVIQLVHGMTSRFLNSHDVAAPMSPHAQEVSGYIDFNVSMPAQNLWRVDISNREAESEVWKTILSEIRLVHVNTSAVLKLSGVSLPDWGFHQLEVVAEKLYKVHSSSLGWTVEEHRYGTSQEQKEREAELHSPTHIDVDRKMSFWAKFFELQGKMLTVKQEDSEHKYSSSPLEWITMETNIAYWLHSSTNAQIHLIGNPVSWGVANLTLLAYQLLAAIYLLRRRRGYKDLPDGVWCQFVRLGCVCVGGWLVNFVPFLLMEKTLFLYHYLPALCFLYLLSPALVEHTHTHLLSVTHRRALCVCVSAVLLSVVLSYQTFCPLTYGRPELSTNQLQGLKWRDTWDILYRRR from the exons ATGCTGCAGCTGCCCCTGGTGGTGACGGCTCAGGTGGacctgcttctgctgctggtcTCCCTGCTGTCCTTCTGGACCAGACTGAGTCACCTCAGCTACCCCAACGCTGTGGT gtttgATGAGGTGTATTACGgtcagtttgtgtctctctACATGAAGAGAGTTTTCTTCATTGATGACAGCGGACCCCCGCTTGGTCACATGATCCTCGCCCTCGGAG cctACCTGGGAGGATTCGATGGGAACTTTGTGTGGAACAGAATCGGAGCAG AGTATCCCAGCAGCGTGAGTGTGTGGAGTCTGCGGTTGCTGCCAGCTGTGTGTGGGgctctgtgtgttcctctggttTACCTGTTGACTCTGGAGCTGCAGTTCTCTCACCTGTCGGCTCTTggagctgcactgctgctgctgctgg agAACTCTCTGATCGTCCAATCACGTTTCATGTTACTGGAGTCTGTTCTCATCTTCTTCGTGTTGTTGGCCACCCTCTCCTACCTGCGTTTCCACAACGCTCCCAACAG cTCCTGGTTCAGGTACACCTGGCTGCTCCTGTCCGGAGCCTCCTGTGCTGCAGCCGTCGG GGTGAAGTACATGGGTGTGTTCTcctacctgctgctgctgggcgtGGCCTCTCTGCACACCTGGAACCTGATTGGAGACCGAACTGTCAGTCATGTGAGTCCAAGTTCACACCGAGCGCCCTCCAAAGCCAGTGTTACAAAGCCTGTATCAActcgatgtgtgtgtgtgtgtgtgtgtgtgtgtgtacagctcagtgtgtgtgtgcagtgtgtgtgtagatttgtgtgtgtgctggtggttCCTGTCCTGCTCTATGTGTTCTGGTTCTATGTTCACCTGAGTATCCTGAACCGGAGCGGACCACATGACCAACTGATGAGCTCCGCCTTCCAGGCTAGTCTGCag GGCGGTCTCTCGCGGATCACTCAGGGTCAGCCTCTGGAAGTTGCCTATGGCAGTCAGGTGACTTTAAGAAGCCCCGCCTCCCAGCCAATCCCCTGCTGGCTCCATTCACACAAAGCTTTCTACCCAATCAG gtATGAAAATGGGCGGGGCAGCTCTCACCAGCAGCAGGTCACCTGTTATCCCTTCAAAGATGTCAACAACTGGTGGATCATCAAAGACCCTGGCAG acaAGACCTGGTGGTTGGGAGTCCTCCTCGACCTGTCCGTCATGGTGATGTCATCCAGCTGGTTCATGGGATGACCTCGCGCTTCCTCAACAG ccaTGATGTAGCAGCTCCCATGAGTCCTCACGCTCAGGAAGTCTCAGGTTACATCGACTTCAACGTTTCCATGCCGGCGCAGAACCTGTGGAGAGTG gatATCTCTAACAGGGAGGCGGAGTCAGAGGTGTGGAAGACGATCCTTTCTGAGATTCGATTGGTCCATGTCAACACATCAGCTGTCCTCAAG ctgagtGGTGTGTCTCTTCCAGACTGGGGTTTCCATCAGTTGGAGGTCGTAGCAGAGAAACTGTATAAagttcacagcagcagtttgggaTGGACGGTGGAGGAACACCGATATGGAACCA gccaggagcagaaggagagggaggcgGAGCTTCATTCTCCAACTCATATCGATGTGGACAGAAAAATGTCCTTCTGGGCGAAATTTTTCGAACTACAG GGTAAGATGCTGACAGTGAAACAGGAAGACTCTGAACACAAATACAGCTCCTCCCCCTTAGAGTGgatcaccatggaaaccaacATCGCATACTGGCTGCACTCCTCCACCAAC GCTCAGATCCATCTGATTGGTAACCCAGTGTCATGGGGCGTGGCCAACCTCACCCTGCTGGCCTATCAGCTGCTGGCAGCCATCtacctgctgaggaggaggcggggcTACAAAGACCTACCtgatg GTGTGTGGTGTCAGTTTGTGCgtctgggctgtgtgtgtgtcggtggcTGGTTGGTGAACTTTGTTCCCTTCCTGCTGATGGAGAAGACTCTCTTCCTGTATCACTACCTGCCCGCCCTCTGCTTCCTGTACTTGTTGAGCCCTGCCCTggtggagcacacacacactcacctgctcag TGTCACACACCGGCgggcgctgtgtgtgtgtgtgtcggctgTGTTGTTGTCGGTCGTCCTGTCCTATCAAACCTTCTGCCCTCTGACCTATGGAAGACCCGAGCTCTCAACCAATCAGCTGCAAGGACTCAAGTGGAGAGACACCTGGGACATCCTCTACCGCCGCCGCTAg
- the pomt1 gene encoding protein O-mannosyl-transferase 1 isoform X3 — protein MLQLPLVVTAQVDLLLLLVSLLSFWTRLSHLSYPNAVVFDEVYYGQFVSLYMKRVFFIDDSGPPLGHMILALGAYLGGFDGNFVWNRIGAEYPSSVSVWSLRLLPAVCGALCVPLVYLLTLELQFSHLSALGAALLLLLENSLIVQSRFMLLESVLIFFVLLATLSYLRFHNAPNSSWFRYTWLLLSGASCAAAVGVKYMGVFSYLLLLGVASLHTWNLIGDRTVSHLSVCVQCVCRFVCVLVVPVLLYVFWFYVHLSILNRSGPHDQLMSSAFQASLQGGLSRITQGQPLEVAYGSQVTLRSPASQPIPCWLHSHKAFYPIRYENGRGSSHQQQVTCYPFKDVNNWWIIKDPGRQDLVVGSPPRPVRHGDVIQLVHGMTSRFLNSHDVAAPMSPHAQEVSGYIDFNVSMPAQNLWRVDISNREAESEVWKTILSEIRLVHVNTSAVLKLSGVSLPDWGFHQLEVVAEKLYKVHSSSLGWTVEEHRYGTSQEQKEREAELHSPTHIDVDRKMSFWAKFFELQGKMLTVKQEDSEHKYSSSPLEWITMETNIAYWLHSSTNAQIHLIGNPVSWGVANLTLLAYQLLAAIYLLRRRRGYKDLPDGVWCQFVRLGCVCVGGWLVNFVPFLLMEKTLFLYHYLPALCFLYLLSPALVEHTHTHLLSSVTHRRALCVCVSAVLLSVVLSYQTFCPLTYGRPELSTNQLQGLKWRDTWDILYRRR, from the exons ATGCTGCAGCTGCCCCTGGTGGTGACGGCTCAGGTGGacctgcttctgctgctggtcTCCCTGCTGTCCTTCTGGACCAGACTGAGTCACCTCAGCTACCCCAACGCTGTGGT gtttgATGAGGTGTATTACGgtcagtttgtgtctctctACATGAAGAGAGTTTTCTTCATTGATGACAGCGGACCCCCGCTTGGTCACATGATCCTCGCCCTCGGAG cctACCTGGGAGGATTCGATGGGAACTTTGTGTGGAACAGAATCGGAGCAG AGTATCCCAGCAGCGTGAGTGTGTGGAGTCTGCGGTTGCTGCCAGCTGTGTGTGGGgctctgtgtgttcctctggttTACCTGTTGACTCTGGAGCTGCAGTTCTCTCACCTGTCGGCTCTTggagctgcactgctgctgctgctgg agAACTCTCTGATCGTCCAATCACGTTTCATGTTACTGGAGTCTGTTCTCATCTTCTTCGTGTTGTTGGCCACCCTCTCCTACCTGCGTTTCCACAACGCTCCCAACAG cTCCTGGTTCAGGTACACCTGGCTGCTCCTGTCCGGAGCCTCCTGTGCTGCAGCCGTCGG GGTGAAGTACATGGGTGTGTTCTcctacctgctgctgctgggcgtGGCCTCTCTGCACACCTGGAACCTGATTGGAGACCGAACTGTCAGTCAT ctcagtgtgtgtgtgcagtgtgtgtgtagatttgtgtgtgtgctggtggttCCTGTCCTGCTCTATGTGTTCTGGTTCTATGTTCACCTGAGTATCCTGAACCGGAGCGGACCACATGACCAACTGATGAGCTCCGCCTTCCAGGCTAGTCTGCag GGCGGTCTCTCGCGGATCACTCAGGGTCAGCCTCTGGAAGTTGCCTATGGCAGTCAGGTGACTTTAAGAAGCCCCGCCTCCCAGCCAATCCCCTGCTGGCTCCATTCACACAAAGCTTTCTACCCAATCAG gtATGAAAATGGGCGGGGCAGCTCTCACCAGCAGCAGGTCACCTGTTATCCCTTCAAAGATGTCAACAACTGGTGGATCATCAAAGACCCTGGCAG acaAGACCTGGTGGTTGGGAGTCCTCCTCGACCTGTCCGTCATGGTGATGTCATCCAGCTGGTTCATGGGATGACCTCGCGCTTCCTCAACAG ccaTGATGTAGCAGCTCCCATGAGTCCTCACGCTCAGGAAGTCTCAGGTTACATCGACTTCAACGTTTCCATGCCGGCGCAGAACCTGTGGAGAGTG gatATCTCTAACAGGGAGGCGGAGTCAGAGGTGTGGAAGACGATCCTTTCTGAGATTCGATTGGTCCATGTCAACACATCAGCTGTCCTCAAG ctgagtGGTGTGTCTCTTCCAGACTGGGGTTTCCATCAGTTGGAGGTCGTAGCAGAGAAACTGTATAAagttcacagcagcagtttgggaTGGACGGTGGAGGAACACCGATATGGAACCA gccaggagcagaaggagagggaggcgGAGCTTCATTCTCCAACTCATATCGATGTGGACAGAAAAATGTCCTTCTGGGCGAAATTTTTCGAACTACAG GGTAAGATGCTGACAGTGAAACAGGAAGACTCTGAACACAAATACAGCTCCTCCCCCTTAGAGTGgatcaccatggaaaccaacATCGCATACTGGCTGCACTCCTCCACCAAC GCTCAGATCCATCTGATTGGTAACCCAGTGTCATGGGGCGTGGCCAACCTCACCCTGCTGGCCTATCAGCTGCTGGCAGCCATCtacctgctgaggaggaggcggggcTACAAAGACCTACCtgatg GTGTGTGGTGTCAGTTTGTGCgtctgggctgtgtgtgtgtcggtggcTGGTTGGTGAACTTTGTTCCCTTCCTGCTGATGGAGAAGACTCTCTTCCTGTATCACTACCTGCCCGCCCTCTGCTTCCTGTACTTGTTGAGCCCTGCCCTggtggagcacacacacactcacctgctcag CAGTGTCACACACCGGCgggcgctgtgtgtgtgtgtgtcggctgTGTTGTTGTCGGTCGTCCTGTCCTATCAAACCTTCTGCCCTCTGACCTATGGAAGACCCGAGCTCTCAACCAATCAGCTGCAAGGACTCAAGTGGAGAGACACCTGGGACATCCTCTACCGCCGCCGCTAg
- the pomt1 gene encoding protein O-mannosyl-transferase 1 isoform X1, which yields MLQLPLVVTAQVDLLLLLVSLLSFWTRLSHLSYPNAVVFDEVYYGQFVSLYMKRVFFIDDSGPPLGHMILALGAYLGGFDGNFVWNRIGAEYPSSVSVWSLRLLPAVCGALCVPLVYLLTLELQFSHLSALGAALLLLLENSLIVQSRFMLLESVLIFFVLLATLSYLRFHNAPNSSWFRYTWLLLSGASCAAAVGVKYMGVFSYLLLLGVASLHTWNLIGDRTVSHVSPSSHRAPSKASVTKPVSTRCVCVCVCVCVQLSVCVQCVCRFVCVLVVPVLLYVFWFYVHLSILNRSGPHDQLMSSAFQASLQGGLSRITQGQPLEVAYGSQVTLRSPASQPIPCWLHSHKAFYPIRYENGRGSSHQQQVTCYPFKDVNNWWIIKDPGRQDLVVGSPPRPVRHGDVIQLVHGMTSRFLNSHDVAAPMSPHAQEVSGYIDFNVSMPAQNLWRVDISNREAESEVWKTILSEIRLVHVNTSAVLKLSGVSLPDWGFHQLEVVAEKLYKVHSSSLGWTVEEHRYGTSQEQKEREAELHSPTHIDVDRKMSFWAKFFELQGKMLTVKQEDSEHKYSSSPLEWITMETNIAYWLHSSTNAQIHLIGNPVSWGVANLTLLAYQLLAAIYLLRRRRGYKDLPDGVWCQFVRLGCVCVGGWLVNFVPFLLMEKTLFLYHYLPALCFLYLLSPALVEHTHTHLLSSVTHRRALCVCVSAVLLSVVLSYQTFCPLTYGRPELSTNQLQGLKWRDTWDILYRRR from the exons ATGCTGCAGCTGCCCCTGGTGGTGACGGCTCAGGTGGacctgcttctgctgctggtcTCCCTGCTGTCCTTCTGGACCAGACTGAGTCACCTCAGCTACCCCAACGCTGTGGT gtttgATGAGGTGTATTACGgtcagtttgtgtctctctACATGAAGAGAGTTTTCTTCATTGATGACAGCGGACCCCCGCTTGGTCACATGATCCTCGCCCTCGGAG cctACCTGGGAGGATTCGATGGGAACTTTGTGTGGAACAGAATCGGAGCAG AGTATCCCAGCAGCGTGAGTGTGTGGAGTCTGCGGTTGCTGCCAGCTGTGTGTGGGgctctgtgtgttcctctggttTACCTGTTGACTCTGGAGCTGCAGTTCTCTCACCTGTCGGCTCTTggagctgcactgctgctgctgctgg agAACTCTCTGATCGTCCAATCACGTTTCATGTTACTGGAGTCTGTTCTCATCTTCTTCGTGTTGTTGGCCACCCTCTCCTACCTGCGTTTCCACAACGCTCCCAACAG cTCCTGGTTCAGGTACACCTGGCTGCTCCTGTCCGGAGCCTCCTGTGCTGCAGCCGTCGG GGTGAAGTACATGGGTGTGTTCTcctacctgctgctgctgggcgtGGCCTCTCTGCACACCTGGAACCTGATTGGAGACCGAACTGTCAGTCATGTGAGTCCAAGTTCACACCGAGCGCCCTCCAAAGCCAGTGTTACAAAGCCTGTATCAActcgatgtgtgtgtgtgtgtgtgtgtgtgtgtgtacagctcagtgtgtgtgtgcagtgtgtgtgtagatttgtgtgtgtgctggtggttCCTGTCCTGCTCTATGTGTTCTGGTTCTATGTTCACCTGAGTATCCTGAACCGGAGCGGACCACATGACCAACTGATGAGCTCCGCCTTCCAGGCTAGTCTGCag GGCGGTCTCTCGCGGATCACTCAGGGTCAGCCTCTGGAAGTTGCCTATGGCAGTCAGGTGACTTTAAGAAGCCCCGCCTCCCAGCCAATCCCCTGCTGGCTCCATTCACACAAAGCTTTCTACCCAATCAG gtATGAAAATGGGCGGGGCAGCTCTCACCAGCAGCAGGTCACCTGTTATCCCTTCAAAGATGTCAACAACTGGTGGATCATCAAAGACCCTGGCAG acaAGACCTGGTGGTTGGGAGTCCTCCTCGACCTGTCCGTCATGGTGATGTCATCCAGCTGGTTCATGGGATGACCTCGCGCTTCCTCAACAG ccaTGATGTAGCAGCTCCCATGAGTCCTCACGCTCAGGAAGTCTCAGGTTACATCGACTTCAACGTTTCCATGCCGGCGCAGAACCTGTGGAGAGTG gatATCTCTAACAGGGAGGCGGAGTCAGAGGTGTGGAAGACGATCCTTTCTGAGATTCGATTGGTCCATGTCAACACATCAGCTGTCCTCAAG ctgagtGGTGTGTCTCTTCCAGACTGGGGTTTCCATCAGTTGGAGGTCGTAGCAGAGAAACTGTATAAagttcacagcagcagtttgggaTGGACGGTGGAGGAACACCGATATGGAACCA gccaggagcagaaggagagggaggcgGAGCTTCATTCTCCAACTCATATCGATGTGGACAGAAAAATGTCCTTCTGGGCGAAATTTTTCGAACTACAG GGTAAGATGCTGACAGTGAAACAGGAAGACTCTGAACACAAATACAGCTCCTCCCCCTTAGAGTGgatcaccatggaaaccaacATCGCATACTGGCTGCACTCCTCCACCAAC GCTCAGATCCATCTGATTGGTAACCCAGTGTCATGGGGCGTGGCCAACCTCACCCTGCTGGCCTATCAGCTGCTGGCAGCCATCtacctgctgaggaggaggcggggcTACAAAGACCTACCtgatg GTGTGTGGTGTCAGTTTGTGCgtctgggctgtgtgtgtgtcggtggcTGGTTGGTGAACTTTGTTCCCTTCCTGCTGATGGAGAAGACTCTCTTCCTGTATCACTACCTGCCCGCCCTCTGCTTCCTGTACTTGTTGAGCCCTGCCCTggtggagcacacacacactcacctgctcag CAGTGTCACACACCGGCgggcgctgtgtgtgtgtgtgtcggctgTGTTGTTGTCGGTCGTCCTGTCCTATCAAACCTTCTGCCCTCTGACCTATGGAAGACCCGAGCTCTCAACCAATCAGCTGCAAGGACTCAAGTGGAGAGACACCTGGGACATCCTCTACCGCCGCCGCTAg
- the pomt1 gene encoding protein O-mannosyl-transferase 1 isoform X4 → MKRVFFIDDSGPPLGHMILALGAYLGGFDGNFVWNRIGAEYPSSVSVWSLRLLPAVCGALCVPLVYLLTLELQFSHLSALGAALLLLLENSLIVQSRFMLLESVLIFFVLLATLSYLRFHNAPNSSWFRYTWLLLSGASCAAAVGVKYMGVFSYLLLLGVASLHTWNLIGDRTVSHVSPSSHRAPSKASVTKPVSTRCVCVCVCVCVQLSVCVQCVCRFVCVLVVPVLLYVFWFYVHLSILNRSGPHDQLMSSAFQASLQGGLSRITQGQPLEVAYGSQVTLRSPASQPIPCWLHSHKAFYPIRYENGRGSSHQQQVTCYPFKDVNNWWIIKDPGRQDLVVGSPPRPVRHGDVIQLVHGMTSRFLNSHDVAAPMSPHAQEVSGYIDFNVSMPAQNLWRVDISNREAESEVWKTILSEIRLVHVNTSAVLKLSGVSLPDWGFHQLEVVAEKLYKVHSSSLGWTVEEHRYGTSQEQKEREAELHSPTHIDVDRKMSFWAKFFELQGKMLTVKQEDSEHKYSSSPLEWITMETNIAYWLHSSTNAQIHLIGNPVSWGVANLTLLAYQLLAAIYLLRRRRGYKDLPDGVWCQFVRLGCVCVGGWLVNFVPFLLMEKTLFLYHYLPALCFLYLLSPALVEHTHTHLLSSVTHRRALCVCVSAVLLSVVLSYQTFCPLTYGRPELSTNQLQGLKWRDTWDILYRRR, encoded by the exons ATGAAGAGAGTTTTCTTCATTGATGACAGCGGACCCCCGCTTGGTCACATGATCCTCGCCCTCGGAG cctACCTGGGAGGATTCGATGGGAACTTTGTGTGGAACAGAATCGGAGCAG AGTATCCCAGCAGCGTGAGTGTGTGGAGTCTGCGGTTGCTGCCAGCTGTGTGTGGGgctctgtgtgttcctctggttTACCTGTTGACTCTGGAGCTGCAGTTCTCTCACCTGTCGGCTCTTggagctgcactgctgctgctgctgg agAACTCTCTGATCGTCCAATCACGTTTCATGTTACTGGAGTCTGTTCTCATCTTCTTCGTGTTGTTGGCCACCCTCTCCTACCTGCGTTTCCACAACGCTCCCAACAG cTCCTGGTTCAGGTACACCTGGCTGCTCCTGTCCGGAGCCTCCTGTGCTGCAGCCGTCGG GGTGAAGTACATGGGTGTGTTCTcctacctgctgctgctgggcgtGGCCTCTCTGCACACCTGGAACCTGATTGGAGACCGAACTGTCAGTCATGTGAGTCCAAGTTCACACCGAGCGCCCTCCAAAGCCAGTGTTACAAAGCCTGTATCAActcgatgtgtgtgtgtgtgtgtgtgtgtgtgtgtacagctcagtgtgtgtgtgcagtgtgtgtgtagatttgtgtgtgtgctggtggttCCTGTCCTGCTCTATGTGTTCTGGTTCTATGTTCACCTGAGTATCCTGAACCGGAGCGGACCACATGACCAACTGATGAGCTCCGCCTTCCAGGCTAGTCTGCag GGCGGTCTCTCGCGGATCACTCAGGGTCAGCCTCTGGAAGTTGCCTATGGCAGTCAGGTGACTTTAAGAAGCCCCGCCTCCCAGCCAATCCCCTGCTGGCTCCATTCACACAAAGCTTTCTACCCAATCAG gtATGAAAATGGGCGGGGCAGCTCTCACCAGCAGCAGGTCACCTGTTATCCCTTCAAAGATGTCAACAACTGGTGGATCATCAAAGACCCTGGCAG acaAGACCTGGTGGTTGGGAGTCCTCCTCGACCTGTCCGTCATGGTGATGTCATCCAGCTGGTTCATGGGATGACCTCGCGCTTCCTCAACAG ccaTGATGTAGCAGCTCCCATGAGTCCTCACGCTCAGGAAGTCTCAGGTTACATCGACTTCAACGTTTCCATGCCGGCGCAGAACCTGTGGAGAGTG gatATCTCTAACAGGGAGGCGGAGTCAGAGGTGTGGAAGACGATCCTTTCTGAGATTCGATTGGTCCATGTCAACACATCAGCTGTCCTCAAG ctgagtGGTGTGTCTCTTCCAGACTGGGGTTTCCATCAGTTGGAGGTCGTAGCAGAGAAACTGTATAAagttcacagcagcagtttgggaTGGACGGTGGAGGAACACCGATATGGAACCA gccaggagcagaaggagagggaggcgGAGCTTCATTCTCCAACTCATATCGATGTGGACAGAAAAATGTCCTTCTGGGCGAAATTTTTCGAACTACAG GGTAAGATGCTGACAGTGAAACAGGAAGACTCTGAACACAAATACAGCTCCTCCCCCTTAGAGTGgatcaccatggaaaccaacATCGCATACTGGCTGCACTCCTCCACCAAC GCTCAGATCCATCTGATTGGTAACCCAGTGTCATGGGGCGTGGCCAACCTCACCCTGCTGGCCTATCAGCTGCTGGCAGCCATCtacctgctgaggaggaggcggggcTACAAAGACCTACCtgatg GTGTGTGGTGTCAGTTTGTGCgtctgggctgtgtgtgtgtcggtggcTGGTTGGTGAACTTTGTTCCCTTCCTGCTGATGGAGAAGACTCTCTTCCTGTATCACTACCTGCCCGCCCTCTGCTTCCTGTACTTGTTGAGCCCTGCCCTggtggagcacacacacactcacctgctcag CAGTGTCACACACCGGCgggcgctgtgtgtgtgtgtgtcggctgTGTTGTTGTCGGTCGTCCTGTCCTATCAAACCTTCTGCCCTCTGACCTATGGAAGACCCGAGCTCTCAACCAATCAGCTGCAAGGACTCAAGTGGAGAGACACCTGGGACATCCTCTACCGCCGCCGCTAg